From Arachis hypogaea cultivar Tifrunner chromosome 3, arahy.Tifrunner.gnm2.J5K5, whole genome shotgun sequence:
AACAGTATAAACTTGGTCATATTGCTCGATGTTGGCTGACTTTATATTAATCTTAAAGAGAAACTTTCTATCCAGCATGTTATCAAGGGTGGGGGGTATTCCACCTCACCAATAGGCTGCGATCAAATTCACAAAAAGGAATTACTTTACATGGATACAACAACATTTTGAAGTTATGAGGTAATGATTGTGCACTTACTTCCTCTTCCTTGATTTGATCTGCCCTCTTTTCGCAAAGTTGAATTGCTTTCCTATCCCAAAGGAGCAAAGTCATACTGCCAGTACCATCATAGACAATCACCTTAACCTTGTACCTGTCATTCAACCAGTATCATAAGTTATACCCGCCATTTGTTTTTATACAGCTAACAATAAAATTCAAGATGAAATACAGTCTTCGTATTATAGTGCTCTCCACTTAATAAATTTGTTATCTAGTGATAAGTCTTATTATCTAGTTTAGGTGCCTAACCTGATTGAGGCAGTTCCTGCTGTGTGTCCACAACCCTTATATTCATATCTTTCAATAGTAGAAGTTTCAACTTTTTTGGGCACTTTCTACATGCTTTATAGAACCAATCATTCTTTCCAGCATTGATACAAATAATAGTTGCAGCAATCCAACATGTAGCTACCTGTTTAGAACTTGATTAGGCACTTCAATCAATTTCTAACATTAAAATATATtcctatacaaaaaattaattagtaaattCTTCCATTAGTTTACCTTTGCAACATTTAGGGACTCCTCGATGGTCTTCACTCCAACCGACCCATGCTTCAGTTCATCAGCCGCAGACCAAGCTCCCTAAGATGAAAGTTGACTAATCCTAATTGAGTTTAGTGGTGCACCACTCAGGAGCCTACACAATTCAATAATATTGAACTTCTCAAACTTTTGACCCTCTTTAAATGTGTTGGATATAAACAGATTAAAGTTTAAAAAAACAAACCTGTTCCTAAAACTAACTACCTCTTTTAAATCCCTCTCAATGTGGATCTTGGAGATGTAAAAGTGGTTCTGAACAGTGGTTTTGCCGTTCCATCGGGATGTTTTAAAATATTGTAGCACAACAATAAGGGGTTCCACACTTCCTTCTTCAAAGTGTGGTCGGATTTGATCCACCATCTCCCCAAACAAAGTACACTCAATCCTATTGTTCCTATTGAAAACATAAGGATACATTATGGTATTTTATATTCTGAAAATATGTGTACACAGAaaagtcaattttaaaaaatagcacATACTCTAAGTCTTCTAACACAACAACCATACGTTTGGTTTCCTTGCCTGTACTGGTAGCCAAATCCCTTGGATCTTCCTTTCTAACTACTTCAGCAATCACGTCTAAAGAGCAAGAACTATCAAtcttaaaaaatagattttgAACAAAGTTCACACAACAATTTTTTAAATAGTGTAAGTAATAGTCACCAAACAGATATGTGTCGTCCAATCTTTCAGCATTTAACAAATCCGAAATAGACCTGAAATGGAATGCTTCAAGAGGGTAGCTTGGGTTGTTTATATGTGTGACCGTTGTCCGTTGGGAAAACATTAGTATCCAGTTGCTATTGGTAGTCTTTGGCTTAGTTTTATTTCCCACAACTATGAAGTTACTCATAACGTACATCTGGAACTCAAAGATATTGCCCTTCCACCTAGCAACAACACTCTTGGGTATGGATGCATGAATCCTATCGCCCTAAAATTAGCAGAGACGGGAGAAATAAGTATCagtaaattaaaaaacaaatactTGCACAATAACTACTATATATAAAAAGATTTGTTACCTTACTGTCTTGAAGGATCATCTCTATTGATCCAATTTCCTTTTCATTGTACTTGTTTGGAACCTCCGAAATCCTCACCACATATACGTTGAAATTCCATGCCAGTTTTTTTGGGTTGACATCGAGAAGGTAGTCAAATGTTTCGGCCATTATGCTTTTTTTTCGGTGTTTGATTTTTCAGAAAAAATGGAGATAGAGTATTTAGAGGGAGGGTTTACTCCTTTTTGTTTCTGAAGATGGTTAAAGATAGAGAAAGCGTATTTTAAAGATGGCTGAAGAAGATGGAGAGATAGAGTATTTAAAGGGAAGGTTAGAAATTAGAATAAACAATTTAAAATgtcaaataaaagaagaaagattCGAGTACAACAACATTGTAAAGTGTAATAGTCTATTGAACCTAAACTCCTTTTGCAAAATGTGTAATGTGTAATAATTTAttggataataataaaaatgatttttttaagcTTTCTTTTATAATTGCCACTTGTCAAACATTGGAGTGTGACATTTGTTGTTAATTGGCATTGGAGTGTGACATTTGTTGTTAATTGGCAGCTCCACTTGTCGAGTAAATAACCGTGAAGTGCTCTCCTATTATATAAAGAGATTGTTGTTATGGAAAAAAAAGAGAGTGAGATAGGCTACTACTACTACACCTTCTATAGCTACTGTCACaccttttttagtttattttgttttaaaattacaaaaatatccttcATTCATTAAAAATAAGATACTAGAAAACTATCTATTCCCAACGTTTAAATAGATGTACTAAACAATGTTAAATGTTACATTTTGCTTATTATTATGGCCGAAAAATTCACTTATGGGATTCtaaatgttatatatattaaaaaatataattatgttaTGTGTATAGTAAAATAAATTATCATATTCAGttatttattagtataaaatatatattaaaatataaatatatatatattaaaaattaattaaattatatatatatttatacacaaatatattagtaactaattttagtaactgattttagtatataactaatatttttataaaaagtgaTATATTTGTGTGAAATTGCAGGGATATAAAATCaataaggtggaaactcaggtgcatattcacgtgaaattgatagctgagagctgttagatgaaaatttagtcaaatcagtcaaatcatctaacgactctcagttatcaacttcacatgaagtcaaCTGAATTTTCACCAACTAACAAAGCATTTTATTTGGAgggagagagggggggggggaaTACATCATTTTATTTGGATGAAATGCGTAAGTGAAATGCATTTTCGTTAGTGCGAAATGTTTTTGACTCTTAATATGTTTCATTGGGagtgaattgag
This genomic window contains:
- the LOC112769619 gene encoding uncharacterized protein — translated: MAETFDYLLDVNPKKLAWNFNVYVVRISEVPNKYNEKEIGSIEMILQDSKGDRIHASIPKSVVARWKGNIFEFQMYVMSNFIVVGNKTKPKTTNSNWILMFSQRTTVTHINNPSYPLEAFHFRSISDLLNAERLDDTYLFDVIAEVVRKEDPRDLATSTGKETKRMVVVLEDLENNRIECTLFGEMVDQIRPHFEEGSVEPLIVVLQYFKTSRWNGKTTVQNHFYISKIHIERDLKEGAWSAADELKHGSVGVKTIEESLNVAKKVPKKVETSTIERYEYKGCGHTAGTASIRYKVKVIVYDGTGSMTLLLWDRKAIQLCEKRADQIKEEESANIEQYDQVYTVSKVCDDEDIIEKNLPKESNTNSSVNLIKIGCNDFVEIVENVADIKTDSDNLCILDVVEEVVSSLKYKTPAKRALNGVKSSTTTINENDEE